In Monodelphis domestica isolate mMonDom1 chromosome 3, mMonDom1.pri, whole genome shotgun sequence, the following proteins share a genomic window:
- the LOC100029533 gene encoding heat shock factor-binding protein 1-like has protein sequence MAETDPKTVQDLTAVHTLLQQMQDKFQTMSDQIIGRIDDMSSRIDDLEKNIADLMTQAGVEEIEGENKIPTTRNS, from the coding sequence ATGGCGGAAACAGACCCCAAAACTGTACAGGACCTGACCGCTGTTCATACACTTCTCCAGCAGATGCAGGACAAATTTCAGACCATGTCAGACCAGATAATTGGCCGAATTGATGATATGAGCAGTCGCATTGATGATCTGGAGAAAAACATCGCTGACCTTATGACCCAAGCAGGAGtggaagaaatagaaggggaaaacaaaatacCAACTACACGTAATAGTTAA